A segment of the Nitrosopumilaceae archaeon genome:
TAGAGGTCGCCGGTTCAAGTCCGGCCGGCCCCATACATTATCCTATTTTATCAAATTTCTGTAAACTTTTCCACAGATACCAAGTTGCAACACTTCGATATGGTTTCCATCTCTCACCAATCTTCTCTACCTCTTTTGGTTTTGGTAATTCTGACAAAGAAAATGCCATCTGCACTCCCTTTCTTAACCCAAGATCTCCTGTAGGCAATACATCCAGTCTTCCAAGTGAAAATATCAAAAACATCTCAGCAGTCCACCTGCCTATTCCTTTTACTTGGGTGAGATGTTCAATGACTTCATCATCATTCATCTTAGATAACTTTCTCATCTTTAATTTTTCATCTTCGATTTTTTGTGCCAGATCTTTTAGATATTCCACTTTCATACCTGAAAGGCCAACTGAGCGTAGCTTGGCATCTTTTGTATCTAATATCTGACTAGCTGCTGGAAATTTTGGATAGAGTTTTTTGAATCTTGCAAATATTGCTTCTGCAGCAGAACCTGCAAGCTGTTGTGATATGATAGACTCTACCAAAACTGCAAAGTGGTTATTTCTTTTTCTAATCTGGTAATCCCCCACACGTTCAATAATTTTCACAAGTTTTGGATCCTGTTTTAGAAAGCCAATTGCCTTACGATTTATCATGTTAGCTTGGTTCCGGATGTATTGTAATCACTGCATTTTTAATTTGGTTTTTTATTTTATATTCAATTTCAGATACAATATCATGCACTCTTTCAACTGATAGATTTCCATCAAATGAGCAATCTATGTCTATTTTGAAAATGTCTTGAAGCTGGAATGTTATGACTCTGCCAATTTTTTTTACTGATGGATATTCCTTTATGGTTTTTGTAATCTGTTCCTCGATTGACAA
Coding sequences within it:
- a CDS encoding DNA-3-methyladenine glycosylase; this translates as MINRKAIGFLKQDPKLVKIIERVGDYQIRKRNNHFAVLVESIISQQLAGSAAEAIFARFKKLYPKFPAASQILDTKDAKLRSVGLSGMKVEYLKDLAQKIEDEKLKMRKLSKMNDDEVIEHLTQVKGIGRWTAEMFLIFSLGRLDVLPTGDLGLRKGVQMAFSLSELPKPKEVEKIGERWKPYRSVATWYLWKSLQKFDKIG